One Terriglobales bacterium DNA window includes the following coding sequences:
- a CDS encoding hydroxymethylglutaryl-CoA lyase — protein MPDAIKLIECPRDAWQGLKGQIPTEVKVQYLRALIGAGFKHIDAVSFVSPKAVPQMADSEMVLEQLDPPDDVEIIGIVVNLKGVERAIGTEAVRTVGFPYSVSPTFLQRNQNQTPESALEELEKIKQMASQAELDTVVYISMAFGNPYGDLWNVEEVTEAVGLIADMDITQVSLADTVGLATPQQIRGLLEPVLSQYEHMEVGVHLHSRPGDALEKVLAAYDVGVRRFDAAVGGLGGCPFAQDLLVGNLPTEKVIEAMRQRGVNVLGKPLEPVTRMSADIATKVAGPAQ, from the coding sequence ATGCCAGACGCAATCAAATTGATCGAGTGCCCGCGCGACGCCTGGCAGGGGCTGAAGGGGCAGATCCCGACCGAGGTCAAGGTCCAGTACCTGCGCGCGCTGATCGGGGCGGGGTTCAAGCACATCGATGCAGTATCGTTCGTGTCGCCCAAGGCGGTGCCGCAGATGGCCGACTCCGAGATGGTGCTGGAGCAACTCGATCCGCCCGACGACGTGGAGATCATCGGCATCGTGGTGAACCTGAAAGGGGTCGAGCGCGCGATCGGCACGGAGGCGGTGCGCACCGTGGGGTTCCCCTATTCGGTCTCGCCGACGTTCCTGCAGCGCAACCAGAACCAGACCCCGGAGAGCGCGCTGGAGGAACTGGAAAAGATCAAGCAGATGGCCAGCCAGGCCGAACTCGACACCGTGGTGTACATCTCCATGGCCTTCGGCAACCCCTACGGCGACCTGTGGAATGTGGAGGAAGTGACGGAGGCGGTCGGCCTGATCGCCGACATGGATATCACGCAGGTGTCGCTGGCCGACACCGTCGGGCTGGCGACGCCGCAGCAGATCCGTGGGCTGCTGGAGCCGGTGCTGAGCCAGTACGAGCACATGGAGGTCGGCGTCCACCTGCATAGCCGTCCCGGCGATGCGTTGGAGAAGGTGCTGGCCGCGTACGATGTCGGCGTCCGCCGCTTCGATGCCGCGGTGGGCGGCCTGGGCGGCTGTCCGTTTGCCCAGGACCTGCTGGTGGGAAATCTCCCCACCGAAAAAGTCATCGAGGCCATGCGACAGCGCGGCGTGAATGTGCTGGGCAAGCCGCTGGAGCCGGTGACGCGGATGTCCGCGGACATCGCGACGAAGGTGGCGGGGCCCGCGCAGTAA
- a CDS encoding thioesterase family protein, with translation MSGRTFEARLRVRYAETDQMGVVYHSNFIIWFEVGRVEAMRALGFNYKQMEQEDGCYIVVVDARCRYKAPAYYDDDILIRTKVRNVRGSLIHFGYEVLRAADGTVLAEGETTHLVTDVNMQRREMPEKYQQAFAACVSHE, from the coding sequence ATGAGCGGACGCACCTTCGAGGCACGGCTACGCGTCCGCTACGCCGAGACCGACCAGATGGGCGTCGTGTACCACTCCAACTTCATCATCTGGTTCGAAGTGGGACGGGTGGAAGCGATGCGGGCCCTGGGTTTCAACTACAAGCAGATGGAGCAGGAGGACGGCTGCTACATTGTCGTCGTGGATGCCCGCTGCCGCTACAAGGCCCCGGCGTATTACGATGACGACATCCTGATCCGGACCAAGGTGCGGAATGTGCGCGGATCGTTGATCCATTTCGGCTACGAGGTGTTGCGCGCCGCGGACGGCACCGTGCTGGCCGAGGGCGAGACCACGCACCTGGTCACCGACGTGAACATGCAACGGCGCGAGATGCCGGAAAAATACCAGCAGGCGTTCGCCGCCTGCGTGAGCCATGAATGA
- a CDS encoding acyl-CoA carboxylase subunit beta yields MADRIQESANNLLQTKVDATSPRFEKNMRAMAELVARVRNEEEKIREGGGAKAVEAQHNKGRLTARERIALLLDRGTELFELGIYAAYGMYEEWGGAPAAGVVTGIGRVHGRQFMLIVNDATVKAGAFFPMTAKKVIRAQNIAIDNHIPTIYLVDSAGVFLPLQEDVFPDTDDFGRVFRNNAVMSAMGIPQIAAIMGMCVAGGGYLPVMCDHILMTDGSGLFLAGPALVQAAIGQKTDPEELGGAAMHSQIAGTIDYREPNDEACIARIRSLVEKMGERPRGPFDRAKSEPPLYDAEELYGIFEADPSGQYDTKEILARIVDGSRFDEYKPEYGETVLCGFARIGGYAVGIVANQKTHVHMKDKEGHKRLEFGGVIYTESAEKAARFIMDCNQNLVPLVFFHDVNGFMVGKHAEWSGIIKAGAKMVNAVSNSVVPKIAVIIGGTFGAGHYAMCGKAYDPRFLFAWPSAKYAVMAGASAAGTLVEIKVKQLERGGKKLSDEEKKVLFDSVKATYDEQTDPRYGAARLWIDRILDPMETREALIQALEVANLNPEVREFKVGVLQT; encoded by the coding sequence ATGGCCGACCGTATCCAGGAATCCGCGAATAACCTGCTGCAGACCAAGGTGGACGCCACCTCGCCGCGCTTCGAGAAGAACATGCGGGCCATGGCCGAACTGGTGGCCCGGGTGCGCAACGAAGAGGAAAAGATCCGCGAGGGCGGGGGCGCGAAGGCCGTCGAGGCCCAGCACAACAAGGGCCGGCTGACGGCGCGGGAACGCATCGCGCTGCTGCTCGACCGCGGCACCGAGCTGTTCGAGCTCGGCATCTACGCGGCCTACGGGATGTACGAAGAGTGGGGCGGCGCGCCGGCGGCCGGCGTGGTCACTGGCATCGGGCGGGTGCACGGCCGGCAATTCATGTTGATCGTGAACGACGCCACGGTGAAAGCCGGCGCCTTCTTCCCCATGACCGCCAAGAAGGTCATCCGGGCGCAGAACATCGCCATCGACAATCACATCCCGACAATCTACCTGGTGGATTCGGCGGGCGTCTTCCTACCCTTGCAGGAAGACGTCTTCCCCGACACCGACGATTTCGGCCGGGTCTTCCGCAACAACGCGGTGATGAGCGCCATGGGCATCCCGCAGATCGCCGCCATCATGGGCATGTGCGTGGCCGGCGGCGGGTACCTGCCGGTGATGTGCGATCACATCCTGATGACCGATGGCAGCGGCCTGTTCCTGGCGGGGCCGGCGCTGGTGCAGGCGGCCATCGGGCAGAAGACCGATCCCGAGGAACTAGGCGGCGCCGCCATGCACTCGCAGATCGCCGGCACCATCGACTATCGCGAGCCCAACGACGAGGCCTGCATCGCCCGCATCCGCTCGCTGGTAGAGAAGATGGGCGAGCGCCCGCGCGGGCCCTTCGACCGCGCCAAGAGCGAGCCCCCGCTCTACGATGCCGAGGAACTCTACGGCATCTTCGAGGCCGACCCCTCCGGGCAGTACGACACCAAGGAGATCCTGGCCCGCATTGTGGACGGCAGCCGCTTCGACGAGTACAAACCGGAATACGGAGAGACGGTGCTGTGCGGCTTCGCGCGCATCGGCGGCTACGCGGTGGGCATCGTGGCCAACCAGAAGACGCACGTCCACATGAAGGACAAGGAAGGACACAAGCGCCTCGAGTTCGGCGGGGTCATCTATACCGAGTCGGCGGAGAAGGCGGCGCGCTTCATCATGGATTGCAACCAGAACCTGGTGCCGCTGGTCTTCTTCCACGACGTCAACGGATTCATGGTGGGCAAGCACGCGGAATGGAGCGGGATCATCAAGGCGGGCGCCAAGATGGTGAACGCGGTGTCGAACTCGGTGGTGCCCAAGATCGCGGTCATCATCGGCGGCACGTTCGGCGCCGGACACTACGCCATGTGCGGCAAAGCCTACGATCCTCGCTTCCTGTTCGCCTGGCCGAGCGCCAAGTACGCGGTGATGGCGGGGGCGTCGGCGGCGGGCACGCTGGTCGAGATCAAGGTGAAGCAGCTGGAGCGCGGCGGCAAGAAGCTGAGCGACGAAGAAAAGAAGGTGCTCTTCGATTCGGTGAAGGCGACCTACGATGAGCAGACCGATCCCCGCTACGGCGCAGCGCGGCTGTGGATCGACCGCATCCTCGACCCCATGGAAACGCGCGAGGCCCTGATCCAGGCGCTGGAAGTGGCCAACCTGAACCCCGAGGTACGGGAGTTCAAAGTCGGGGTGCTGCAAACGTAA
- a CDS encoding enoyl-CoA hydratase-related protein, translating into MELKTIIYSEQDGVAVITLNRPDKRNAVSFELVDELMQALDHAERSAAQVIIITGAGKAFCAGLDLEDLKKLLGRSHEQNVQDSATMARLFRRIYDFPKPMIAAVNGHAIAGGTGIATMCDFTLSVADAKYGYTEVKIGFVPAIVSSILVWQVGHKIARDLLMTGRLFDAAEAHRYGLVNEIVEPERLMPRALELARLLMENSPSSVRLSKKLINGFIAKALDEQMAQAVEDNARIRTTADFREGITAFLEKRKPKWSGE; encoded by the coding sequence ATGGAACTCAAGACGATCATCTATTCCGAGCAGGACGGCGTCGCAGTCATCACCTTGAACCGTCCCGACAAGCGCAACGCGGTCAGCTTCGAACTGGTGGATGAGCTGATGCAGGCGCTGGACCACGCCGAGAGATCAGCGGCGCAAGTCATCATCATCACCGGGGCCGGAAAAGCCTTCTGCGCGGGGCTCGACCTCGAGGACCTGAAGAAGCTGCTGGGGCGCAGCCACGAGCAGAATGTGCAGGATTCGGCGACCATGGCCCGGCTGTTCCGCCGCATCTACGATTTTCCCAAGCCGATGATCGCGGCGGTAAACGGCCACGCCATCGCCGGCGGCACGGGCATCGCCACCATGTGCGACTTCACCCTGTCGGTGGCCGACGCCAAGTACGGGTACACCGAAGTGAAGATCGGGTTCGTGCCGGCGATCGTGTCGTCGATCCTGGTGTGGCAGGTGGGGCACAAGATCGCGCGTGACCTGCTGATGACCGGCCGCCTCTTCGACGCCGCCGAGGCCCACCGTTACGGCCTGGTCAACGAGATCGTCGAGCCGGAGCGCCTGATGCCGCGGGCGCTGGAGCTGGCACGCCTGCTCATGGAGAACTCGCCGTCGTCGGTGCGGCTCAGCAAGAAGCTGATCAACGGATTCATCGCCAAGGCGCTGGACGAGCAGATGGCACAGGCGGTCGAGGACAATGCCCGCATCCGCACCACCGCCGACTTCCGCGAAGGCATCACCGCCTTCCTGGAAAAGCGCAAGCCGAAGTGGAGCGGCGAATGA